A window of Malania oleifera isolate guangnan ecotype guangnan chromosome 2, ASM2987363v1, whole genome shotgun sequence genomic DNA:
ATAAGGAAACATTGGATTTGTGTTGCCAGAATGTTTGGTGAGAGCCTGTCCAACAGAGACAAGATATGAGAGACAAGATATGAACATGACAACCTCAAAAAAGTATTTTTACATAGGGTAGAATAGAGTTATTTTCATTCTTCCTTTCTTCTAGTACACACAAGGAGGAGATCAATACATATTATGAGGAGCACATTCCACATCAAGGGGTACGAAGAAAATATGAACATATGAAATTATGTCAAATCATTAACTTACAATAGTGTCCATCAGAATGAATACAGAATAAAGACAGCCTGGGCCTGGACAGTTAGCAAGGAAGGGCAACCAAGATGACAAAGAACCCAAGTCAAAGCTACATGTGAATATGTCTCCGTATGGTAATGCAGATCGAAACCAAACCAACAAGCTAAGCGTTCATTGAGAAAGTTTCAGTTATTTACATGCAGCTCTCACCTTCCTCCATAGAGTCTACTTGTTGCTTACATCGATTACTGGCCTTCTAAATCTAAATTTCATTTACAAAGTCACCATATGGTTGGGTCCActggtaaaaatgcacaaatcaAGGCCCCATAAGGTGATACCCCAATCATTATCCCATACGCAGTGCCTTCTAATTGATCCTtcccttttttttgttttaagaaaagaaaaatgaaaagctAGCAATGAGTGGAATATGCATTTCAATAAAGCTACCTTTACAGCATACtcaaaaaaataacatttaaacaTTTTTTCCCCTAGAAATCCCAACAAATGAAACAGAACCCCAGTatgcaaaaagaaaaatacaCATACCCAGAGGAAAAACAATGAACAAGTACTTTTCCAGGGTGTGATTCAGCTCATCCAATAAAAAATTCTAGTGATATCAGCAAAAACATGATTTTAGTAAGGGAATTAATTTGGTTCTAAGGCATAAAAAATCCACATGCCAAGCTCCACCGTGTACACATCCAGTCTTAAATTACCCACTCCACCAGTGCAGGATTTTGACAGAATCATCAATTTAAAAAGCACAAGGAACTATATTCTAATAAATATAGGATTTTAGGTCAAAAACATTATTTAAGCAGGGTGTAACTATATCCACCTGTCCACCTGTGCTAAACATATATTCTTGGGCCTCAAAAAAGGTTTGCTGCTATTCTACAATTTCTCACTAAAATCAATATACATGGAAAATGCCGCACCTTCTATGCATAACACATGCCTCAAAGAAGGATGAACAGCCCTTGACATAAATGGAGTTTTAAGCCTGCAAAACACACCAGTGTTCTGCATTGTTAGAAATCCAATAGATTTTATGCAACTATATTAAATGCACAAACACAATCACGCAGTTTATTGAaagaataacaaaaaaatttcaaagaatatcACAAATGGAATAAGCTATTATGTGAGCATAACATTCTATTAGTTATGGTAAAGCAGCTCAATTATGCAATCTTCAGGACTTGTCTGCTTTAAAGCATGACTTATGCTTACAAACAGAAAATGGAGTAATTTGAGCTTTCCGTTACTTTTTACCATTTTTGATTTGGTGTGGGTTGCAGTAGTGACAGCGGCCATGGGTGGGTACTGTCCCACAATGACGGTGGTAACAACTAAAAACAGTTGGCACCTAGTTAAGCAAGCCCTCGTCGTTAAGATCCCAATAAAAAACCTCTACACTTACACACACACAAGGGACAAAAGAAAGAGCAGCATTAGCATTTGAAGTTTGGTCACTGCTGGAAGCTCAATTCATGGTTACTTCCCACAGAAATGAGAAATTGCATTTCCTCAGCTCTGTGACCTCCCTAATGGCCTAACTTTGGGGAGTTGATTTACACAGTCCTTTTAAACTTCACCTGCGATGGTTTAACTTTCAATCTTTGCTCAACAGAGGCGAGTTTTGGCTCTATTATTAAAATACAAAATAGTCATTTAACAACTCTATCACGAGCACGAAAAGTCAAAGGGGGCTCAATTTTGCAGTGTGGGGAAGGGaggagaaggggggggggggggtttcatTCCAGCCATGAACCCTTTGTTACATGGCCTAATTTCTCCCTAAATATCTATTATACCGTTTATTGAAGCTCACTTCTTTCCCACACACTGACATTCAACTCCGGGCATCCATCTTCAGCAACCTCCCACCAACTACTATCACACCATTTCTACCACTTCTCATCTCAACCCCACCCAACATCTGTGTTGCCAAACTCCATCCCCCAGTGTTATTCTCACTCCTTCCCATCATCGAACACACCCACTTGAACACCAAAATCTCACCACATCCTCAATAAAATCCCCGTTAAAATGGCACCAATTAAAACCACCCTGGTGCATCCCAGTTGCAAGTTGCAACTAGGCATGCAGAAACTACCAGCCATCAGCACTATTGAGCACCACCATAACATTGTGCCCATTTCAGCCACAAAACCATATCACTCACCCATATCTCCATCATCATCAGACAAGCTGCTGAGTTGTCAAAGCTGGCTAGGCTCTCCAGGAGGATGTAGCTGCAGCAAAAGAAGCAAAATGAGGCAGAGAATGTCTAAGGTTTATGCTTAAAGGAATATGGATGTAAAGAAAAGTGATCAGGGGGAGCCAGCCCACGATCATTTGTTTCTCTAACAGCCAAAATTTCATCCTCCAAACCATAAACTAGCAGTCCCATCTTTGTATTACCTTTTTTCCTATGAAATTGAATCACAAATAAATCATCATTCTTTTATTGAGTTAGTGCCTCAAAAATGTTGTTTAGTGCgattttttttttcccggttGGAATGAATCACAAATAAATCATCATTCTTTTATCAAACTAGTGCCTCAAAATGCTCTTTAGTGTGGGTTTTTTATCCTGGTTGGGATGGTAAAGGGCAAAGTGGACAAAAGAACGGGGATTTTGGATGAAATTAGGAGATGCCCAAAAAGATGGATAGGGCATAAGACATAGAAAGCCAAGTAATAATGAcgaaattaaaaaagaaaacaagcaCCCAAAAAGAGAACAAAAAAACCAACATCAACTTTGCCATCATCATGATCATTTTCCCCTTCCATACTGTCATTGGTACTAAGTTCTCTGCATTGCCATCAAAACCAGCTTTAGCAACTGAATGAGACTGACAATCAACACCAAAAATTCCATGGTGGGACACGGGGTTCTAAATCTATATTTTTCATTCACTGATTTCATTCTATCAACAAtggaataaaattttttttgggggggtggtAAAAAATAAACTACAATTGTGGTCTCattacaaacatccaatcatcaTTTCTTCTAATTAATCATTTCATCCTTGCTTTAGCAGCACAATTTCTTCCCTGGAGTTGAGAGACTGCTATCCTTTCACCTCCAATCTGAAGTGAGAAGCTGCTACAAGGAAGCTCATGATTGTGTCGCATAGAAAAGGAAACATGATAGCACGTATTTTCTTAAGGATGGGTGCaggaaaaattaattataaatgaAAACTTATATTTCCCAAAATGACATTTCTTGTGAAGTTGTAATTTGACAGCAGCTGTGAAAATTCATTCTATTAATTTCCATTATTCACATGCAGAATGCAGTTCCAAAAATTAATTGTCTAAGCATTTTAAACCAAAGTCAAAATGTCATCAGTTTGGTAGGTAGTTTCAAGCTAATCATTTGTttcatctccccccccccccaccctcccctcccctcccctcccctcccctctcTTCTTTGCTACAAATAAGCTCAGCCCCAATCACAAGGCAGCAAAAAGACCTCACAGCCCACACTATAGGCAATATGAAACACATGCAAAATTAAGTATTCAAAATGatgatatattattttatttcttatctTAAACATGGTGGAACCAAAATTCAATATTTACATAAACATACAAAAGAATTCAACAATGTGCAGCTTAATTCTGGCATAAGAATTTATGGCAAAATTAAAAAATACTGAGTTAAATGAAAACATAATCTGACATATTGGACTTCCAAGTGAAATAGAAGTAAACTCGATATTGCATAAAAATAGATGATATCGTATGCTAAAATGAATGCAGCTAAGCACATCCAACCTCTGCCATAATCATCAGTACAGTTGATAAACCAAATGTGTTAGTGCAACATGCAGAGAGGGGGGGAAAGAAAAGCATAATGAGATTTCCCCAGATGCTATATAAAAGGTGTGTCTTTTCCACATAAGACAACAATgttgttataaatataaatagataacgtatatatatataacaaagcAAAACTCTGCCATCCCTCAGTCAGCCAACTATTATGCACTGTTTCATTCACTGTACAATGAAATGGCACTAGGACAAGATAGCTTAAAAAGGGAAACTGAATGCTTTGGGTGAATGTACAAGAATCAACTAATTTGACCAAGTTATACACCTGCCAATTACTAAAGAAACCACCACAGGACATCCAGGAAAAAGATCTAGAAAACTACCTGGAAACTCTTCACAATAAGCTTGCACTAAGTAGTCCAACAGGCCTATCTCTCCCAAATGTATCATCATCAAAATCTTCATTTGTTGAATTTTCTTGACATAGCAATTTGTTCTCTCGCAAAGGATTCAAGCCAAGGGCATCCCACACCATCGGATTACCTCGATGCAGGGTACCTTGATCTGCCCCATGGGTGGCCTCAACATTGTCTTCCACATTTTGCCCCATGTCATTATACAGAAGCTCCACTCTATTATCCTCCTCCATGCCTGACGGCTCAACATTGAGATCAGAGCTCAAATCAAACCCAGCAGCAGAACCATCTGCAATTCTTTCCCCAGTCCCATGATAAGCCACACTTACTGCTCCTTGGTCAAATTGCTCAGAAGCATCTTTCTTTTGTCTCTTCCATTTCTTTGTAGATGAAGTACCATCATCCTCAAAatcctcttcttctctttctcggTGTAGATAAACCCACAATTTCCTTTCCCCATCAAATTGCACACAAGGATCACGTTCATAATGCAAGCGATCCAGAGCTCCACTAACAACTTGATTAACCTGTGCATCAGAGACATCTTCCACAATGTACTGAGAATCTCTTATCAAGGTACAAACATCTGCTCTAGTACCAATACTACCAGGCAATCTGGCAGCTGCATCTCTCACAAGACAAAGAATTGTAACATGGGGTGGCCGATCGCGTTTCAGCATAAAATGATCTCGGGCTTTTGATGTTGGCTTACCACCACACCTTCTCAAGGGAGCAACTATAGATTTTCTACCATCAGCAGCTGTGTAAGCAAAGGCCCTGTCTGGAACAGAATATCTAAGGAGTTCCTCTTTACGAAAATAAGCTCTCACTTCTTCAGAACTTGGACTTATGGTGGTGAGACTCTTCTGAGCTCTCAGGTCCCTAAACCTTTCTTTTTCATCCAGGTTGAATTGCATCAATGTGGCAGGTGGTGCAGGGAGACTTCCAATTTGTTGGAGGGTCTCTTGGCCACTTTTCAGCCAATTAGCAAATGCATCAACCAACTTCACAAGCATTTTATGAGGAAGGCCCCAAGCTTCAGGAGATGTCACCTCCTCAATAGTTTCATGATCCGATGTGCTATGAGAAACTGGACCAATCCAGGCCCAACTTTTTgtacttttttcataaaatacaagTGCCTTCCAACCCTTTGCCCCTAGAGGCGCTGTTTTGGATGAAAATATCTTCAGAACCCCTCTGACCAAATCCTGAAGAGGCTCTTGTGTCTCAAGAATACATGGATCTCCAGGGTTTGACCTGACACGATTGACAATCTCTAGAACTGTGAGAGAAGGCACATTCATTTGTCCGCAATGCTCCAACTCAGTAACATCCATGCCTTCATTAGAATAAGCACCATTGATGCCTTCATGCTTCTTATTCAACTCGTCTCTAAGCTTATGAACTCCATCATTCTTCTCGATATGTTTACCAACATCTAAGGAATCTTCTGGATGAGGAGTAATCATTGCCATCCGAACTGCTGAAAGAAGATGAATAATAGAGAATGAAAAGCCAGTATGAACTGTAGGTGTAATCAAAGTAAACGGCTTTTTCTGTGGTTTTATTTCCAGCTCCCCATCTGTTGCTCCTGCTTCTGTGACATGTGGCTCAGAAGCTTCCATATCTATGGAATCAGTGCCAGCTTCCAATTTCCATTTTCCCCGTTTTGCCAAAGAAGAGGATTCATCAACTTCCAGATGGCTATTAGATTGCAGGCTGCCATATTCATCTCCTCTGTCCTTGTATGAAACTTCTTTCACTTTCCGCTTCTTCTTCACTGTGTTGCAGCCTAGCAGTGGGACATCAGATTTATCGTGACGGTCATTCACATAAGCTTCAATGTTTTGGCCTTTCTTGCCTAATCTACCTGAAACTCCATTATCATCAGCCAATAGACGTGTTTCAAGTGAAAGTGAATCATCCTCCTCATCCACAATGTAATCACGCAAATAATTCGACCTGCGCACAGAATGCTCATGGCTGACTTCCCCTCTCTGCCTTCTATCTGTAGGGTAGACCGGCATcggcatttgtagcctttctccAGCATCCCCGTGAAGTTGACCATTCTTTCCCAATTTGTATGTTTTTTTCCTCTCACCATTATCATTTAATTTTCCTGAGCCAGAAAAATAGCTTTCTTCCATTACTCTAGAGGCTGACTTATGGAAGTGACTACCATCACGCATCTTACCCTTCTGTTTTGCTTTTGAAGAATATTTTTCGGTTTCTGGTAAATGCATCTGGTCACCAAGATCATCCATCCTTCTTGAGGGCATAACTCCATCAAGAGCCCGGGCACTCTCCCTTTTATCTTTATTACCGGACTTAGCCTTTTTAGCATCTAAACCAGACTTTGCAGAAGAGGATCGTCGACCTTCAGAGAAACTGCTGGGGGGACCCAACTTGCTCCTCATCAAAGGAttatcatcttcctcttcataaCCCGGTTCCGAGGAGTCCGATTCAGTTTCCTCATTTTTAGCAGACATTTTAATACCTTTTGGAACTGTTACATCCACTCCTCTGTTCTGTGTAGAATTTCCCCTGAGATTCTCCTGCGACAATTTTGGTTCAGAATGGAAGAATCTATCATTAATCTGTGGTGAGGAAGTTCTATAAGATTTCAATTTTAGATCAGGAGACTCCCTCCCAGTTTTCCATTTCTTGGTTTTAGCATTCCAATCATCATATTTAAATGATTGATCTGATGAGAAGGCTTCTCCCTGTGTTTTGCCATGCCAAAATGGCTCAGCTCCGTCTGATAAGTCAACCCTACTTCCTTTTAGCAATGAATGTCGGCCTCTTGCAGATACCATCTGATCTTCAACAGATTGCTGAAGAGTCTCAGGAAACTTAACCTTTTTGGCATAATCATATGAACTACGAGAACTAGACAACTTTCCGGTCAACGTCTTCTTCTCTGGCATTGAACTTGCATTCCTCTTCCTATCAGCCAATGCTAAAACATCATTCATAGTCGAAGGCAAACCCACAGAACTGTTGCTGGTTAAATCCTCACCCCTTGAATGTTCACGCTTTCCCAATTTCAAAACCCCTGCTTTGTCTGAAGCATTACCACGTGAAACATTGTGGACAGGGACTTCATACATTGTTCCTTCTACATCATCATAACTTCTCATCTGATCCCTCATTCGGAATGCTGTACCAGAATCATACCCAGCTGCCTTATTCTGGCGAGGAACAGGCAGTGTGGAACTATATGGCCCAGGCTTCATCTCCAAACTGTGGTGACCAGAAGGAAAGCGACCTGGTAATTCTTTCATTGAAGGAGCCTTTGATCCAGCCAGCTTCAATAATCCTTTTGGATTCTGCTTTCCATATTTTTCAGGTTCCAAGCTTACTGACTTCCCTCGTGAGGGAAAATCTAAGGTTGGACTCACCTTATAAACAGAATTCCGACCGAATTTCTGTGCAAGTTTCTTGTCCTTCAGCCTTTTGCTCC
This region includes:
- the LOC131149200 gene encoding uncharacterized protein LOC131149200: MAIEKNNFKVSRFDSEFSPGSRESMSSDEDELQRRSSAVESDDDDEFDDADSGAGSDDFDLLELGETGAEFCQVGNQSCSVPFELYDLPDLQDILSLDVWNDCLTEEERFSLAQYLPDMDQHSFMHTLKELFSGCNFHFGSPITKLFEMLKGGFCEPRVALYRQALNYFQRRQHNHLLRKHQNSMVGNLCQIRDAWQNCKGYSIEERLRVLNIVRSQKSLMYEKMEDLGMESGSSEREESGDVLWSKRLKDKKLAQKFGRNSVYKVSPTLDFPSRGKSVSLEPEKYGKQNPKGLLKLAGSKAPSMKELPGRFPSGHHSLEMKPGPYSSTLPVPRQNKAAGYDSGTAFRMRDQMRSYDDVEGTMYEVPVHNVSRGNASDKAGVLKLGKREHSRGEDLTSNSSVGLPSTMNDVLALADRKRNASSMPEKKTLTGKLSSSRSSYDYAKKVKFPETLQQSVEDQMVSARGRHSLLKGSRVDLSDGAEPFWHGKTQGEAFSSDQSFKYDDWNAKTKKWKTGRESPDLKLKSYRTSSPQINDRFFHSEPKLSQENLRGNSTQNRGVDVTVPKGIKMSAKNEETESDSSEPGYEEEDDNPLMRSKLGPPSSFSEGRRSSSAKSGLDAKKAKSGNKDKRESARALDGVMPSRRMDDLGDQMHLPETEKYSSKAKQKGKMRDGSHFHKSASRVMEESYFSGSGKLNDNGERKKTYKLGKNGQLHGDAGERLQMPMPVYPTDRRQRGEVSHEHSVRRSNYLRDYIVDEEDDSLSLETRLLADDNGVSGRLGKKGQNIEAYVNDRHDKSDVPLLGCNTVKKKRKVKEVSYKDRGDEYGSLQSNSHLEVDESSSLAKRGKWKLEAGTDSIDMEASEPHVTEAGATDGELEIKPQKKPFTLITPTVHTGFSFSIIHLLSAVRMAMITPHPEDSLDVGKHIEKNDGVHKLRDELNKKHEGINGAYSNEGMDVTELEHCGQMNVPSLTVLEIVNRVRSNPGDPCILETQEPLQDLVRGVLKIFSSKTAPLGAKGWKALVFYEKSTKSWAWIGPVSHSTSDHETIEEVTSPEAWGLPHKMLVKLVDAFANWLKSGQETLQQIGSLPAPPATLMQFNLDEKERFRDLRAQKSLTTISPSSEEVRAYFRKEELLRYSVPDRAFAYTAADGRKSIVAPLRRCGGKPTSKARDHFMLKRDRPPHVTILCLVRDAAARLPGSIGTRADVCTLIRDSQYIVEDVSDAQVNQVVSGALDRLHYERDPCVQFDGERKLWVYLHREREEEDFEDDGTSSTKKWKRQKKDASEQFDQGAVSVAYHGTGERIADGSAAGFDLSSDLNVEPSGMEEDNRVELLYNDMGQNVEDNVEATHGADQGTLHRGNPMVWDALGLNPLRENKLLCQENSTNEDFDDDTFGRDRPVGLLSASLL